One part of the Spartinivicinus poritis genome encodes these proteins:
- a CDS encoding DUF6421 family protein translates to MNISKIIQDIKPIIELTNELAYLQNESGTINKEDEPKGIKILAKITGFFKSEVRKNISPVYCQALISDIADWVKAGLENPPDFGRSRDSIKLPENGCLFYFFGPLRLANGNRNGWKFETFLSLRDEPNTLQYKDMYSKYPHPKCICQSSHLLAGSRGLMESNNIVFFPENIQACESVDRQQYAVFFFNKFYLTYNSISIPVANSIIDNSFVKNETNGNVVNNYEARCVWGYLHDFFHHIGPRPFDENIEIKTKWYTGLLEEVKVDLQTLFACLQDETIPHRLEVAEFILLDRMFRYPTEKNWSKNFDSGTGLLMLSWFIQENAIKITEAKQLVIDLDQIIVASNKMVCEIEEIELLEDQEYSAKAKQFVAMHLKVDRGDKKTYFGFDFEKIGGNVFEKFHGIAGSVRYEVEELLQPVLARHESMFSS, encoded by the coding sequence ATGAACATAAGTAAAATCATTCAGGATATTAAACCTATTATAGAGTTAACCAATGAGTTGGCTTACCTCCAGAATGAAAGTGGGACTATTAATAAAGAAGACGAACCTAAAGGGATAAAAATACTAGCCAAAATTACTGGCTTTTTTAAAAGTGAAGTGAGAAAAAATATTTCACCTGTATATTGTCAGGCACTGATTTCAGATATAGCTGACTGGGTGAAAGCTGGACTTGAAAACCCACCTGATTTTGGGAGGTCTAGAGACTCGATAAAGTTGCCAGAAAATGGCTGCTTATTTTATTTTTTTGGGCCATTGAGATTAGCCAATGGAAATAGAAATGGCTGGAAATTTGAAACCTTTTTATCATTAAGAGATGAGCCAAATACACTTCAATATAAGGATATGTACAGCAAGTACCCACATCCCAAATGTATTTGTCAGTCCTCTCATTTGTTAGCTGGCAGTAGAGGGCTAATGGAAAGTAATAACATTGTTTTCTTTCCAGAAAATATACAGGCCTGTGAGTCAGTAGATCGCCAACAGTATGCAGTCTTCTTTTTTAACAAATTTTACCTAACTTATAACAGCATTTCTATTCCTGTAGCAAATTCAATAATTGATAATAGTTTTGTGAAAAATGAAACTAATGGAAATGTGGTAAATAATTATGAGGCTCGATGTGTCTGGGGATATTTGCACGATTTCTTCCATCATATTGGTCCTAGGCCTTTCGATGAAAATATTGAAATCAAAACAAAATGGTACACAGGCCTACTCGAAGAAGTGAAGGTGGATTTACAGACTCTGTTTGCCTGTTTACAGGATGAAACCATTCCACATCGATTGGAAGTTGCTGAATTTATTTTATTGGATCGTATGTTTAGGTATCCAACGGAAAAGAATTGGTCAAAAAATTTTGATTCAGGGACAGGTCTTCTAATGTTGTCTTGGTTTATCCAGGAAAACGCAATAAAAATTACCGAAGCTAAGCAGCTAGTCATCGATTTAGATCAAATTATAGTAGCCTCTAATAAAATGGTTTGTGAAATTGAAGAAATTGAACTGTTAGAAGATCAAGAGTACTCAGCAAAAGCAAAGCAGTTTGTTGCTATGCATTTGAAAGTGGATAGAGGTGATAAGAAGACCTACTTTGGTTTTGACTTTGAAAAAATTGGTGGCAATGTATTTGAGAAATTTCATGGTATCGCTGGGAGTGTGCGATACGAAGTGGAAGAACTTCTTCAGCCAGTTTTGGCTCGACATGAGTCTATGTTTTCAAGCTAG
- a CDS encoding diguanylate cyclase domain-containing protein — protein sequence MEQERAAVLSPTTESSLVKWINVGGGLLVSLISVYLFVSEISQPVAISLMLLGMGMVAYLHNAWLAIGIACAAIVSALFSLFEGISIQQFYVENELLMLDEDDHEVIAIPGSVTVSLVCAALCLIKPDKLPLFSNSHLYKCGLAAIPLIFGSAGLIAIALKLPDSYGFAQILSFSLLINIALITTGLCLLVAFTNWQATVQDKIPQWIAGYLAIVLIIISTLFALVMEKKDLRFLTHHAQHTAQQLGNGISSMLNTQRKAIDRMAARWAHQGDMDKTTWLADANQLLKDFPEFQAIEWMDPDYQIRWLVPYEGNEQALNFRVPADNPAVVHLRRAFSSKTSVITQVIQLKQGGEGFINYTPIFDLSGRFHGYIVAVFRVKTLVESITQLPIYKGFYFEIRERNKVIYLSSSVLKPSGFFGKPAAEHMINPNQHSPWIVQAYPTAELVSRSRSLLPAVVLFSGFIFTMMICTSIVLLRRSYLDGRIAEQAISNLKEEVARSNETEKTLKESNAQLELFFDLINQSRDALMVVDPETRDLLYYNTSTYASLGYTEEEFVAALEEGTLIAEKMDRVIKKALSSRRKLTSNIYQMEVIKKDGGALQVEVTTRMVNHHHKKYLIIVAHDVTANKEMEQRLINLATRDSLTGLFNRKHFDNCLEEEWSRAIRQNEPIALMVTDLDRFKKYNDSQGHQQGDVCLKDIASILKRSITRSTDLLARYGGGQFAAIFPETDLRGAQEISRRIHHNIGDAYISHPLSDVSAYITLSIGLASCIPQPGSSSHELLRQAEAALMQAKKQGRNRTCSHQDEKPPLTLTR from the coding sequence ATGGAGCAGGAAAGGGCAGCTGTGTTATCCCCTACAACAGAATCGAGTTTAGTTAAGTGGATTAATGTTGGTGGTGGCTTATTAGTATCCCTCATCAGCGTTTATCTTTTTGTATCTGAAATTTCTCAACCTGTGGCTATCAGCCTGATGTTACTAGGGATGGGTATGGTAGCCTACCTCCACAATGCCTGGCTAGCAATAGGCATCGCCTGTGCGGCTATCGTTTCAGCACTGTTTTCCCTATTTGAAGGCATTTCTATCCAACAGTTTTATGTTGAAAATGAGCTATTAATGTTGGATGAGGATGATCATGAGGTTATAGCCATACCAGGCAGTGTAACGGTTAGCCTGGTCTGTGCTGCGCTGTGCTTAATTAAACCAGATAAATTACCTCTTTTTAGTAACTCGCATTTATATAAATGTGGTTTGGCTGCTATACCTTTAATTTTTGGTTCGGCAGGGTTAATCGCGATAGCACTAAAATTGCCAGATAGCTATGGTTTTGCTCAAATTTTAAGTTTCAGCCTACTGATCAATATTGCTCTAATCACAACAGGGTTGTGCTTACTGGTTGCCTTCACTAACTGGCAGGCTACAGTTCAGGATAAAATACCGCAGTGGATTGCTGGTTATTTAGCGATTGTGCTGATCATTATTTCAACGCTATTTGCCCTAGTCATGGAGAAAAAAGATTTACGTTTTTTAACGCATCATGCACAACATACAGCGCAGCAACTGGGGAATGGAATATCTTCCATGCTGAATACTCAACGCAAGGCTATTGACCGAATGGCTGCTCGCTGGGCACATCAGGGCGATATGGATAAGACGACTTGGCTAGCTGATGCAAATCAGCTGTTGAAAGACTTCCCAGAGTTTCAAGCGATAGAGTGGATGGACCCAGACTACCAAATTCGTTGGCTAGTGCCTTATGAAGGCAATGAGCAGGCGTTGAATTTTCGAGTGCCTGCTGATAATCCCGCCGTGGTACATTTGCGTCGTGCCTTTAGCAGTAAAACCAGCGTGATCACTCAAGTCATTCAGTTGAAACAGGGAGGCGAAGGGTTTATTAATTATACGCCTATTTTTGATTTAAGTGGCCGCTTTCATGGTTATATTGTGGCCGTGTTTCGGGTTAAAACGTTAGTTGAAAGCATCACTCAGTTGCCTATATACAAGGGGTTTTACTTTGAGATTAGAGAAAGGAATAAGGTTATTTATCTCTCATCTTCTGTGCTGAAGCCCAGTGGTTTTTTTGGTAAACCAGCAGCTGAGCATATGATTAACCCTAATCAGCACTCTCCTTGGATTGTCCAAGCATACCCTACTGCAGAGTTAGTAAGCCGTAGCCGTTCCTTGCTACCAGCAGTTGTGCTGTTTTCAGGTTTTATTTTTACCATGATGATTTGCACTAGCATTGTTCTATTACGCCGTTCTTATTTAGATGGTCGTATAGCTGAACAAGCGATCAGCAACTTGAAGGAGGAGGTTGCGCGGAGCAATGAAACAGAGAAAACACTCAAGGAAAGTAATGCACAACTTGAGCTATTTTTTGATCTAATTAATCAGTCGCGTGATGCACTGATGGTGGTAGACCCGGAAACAAGAGACTTGCTTTATTATAATACTTCAACGTATGCATCATTAGGCTATACAGAAGAAGAGTTTGTTGCTGCATTAGAAGAAGGCACATTGATTGCTGAAAAAATGGACAGAGTAATAAAGAAAGCATTGAGTTCTAGACGGAAACTCACCTCAAATATCTATCAAATGGAAGTGATAAAAAAGGATGGAGGTGCTTTGCAGGTAGAAGTAACAACCCGCATGGTGAACCATCACCATAAAAAATACTTAATAATTGTGGCTCATGATGTCACTGCAAATAAAGAGATGGAGCAACGCTTAATTAATCTAGCGACTCGAGATTCGTTAACTGGGCTATTTAACCGCAAGCACTTTGATAATTGCCTTGAGGAAGAGTGGAGCCGGGCAATTAGGCAAAATGAACCGATTGCTCTCATGGTGACAGATTTAGATCGATTTAAAAAATACAATGATAGCCAAGGACATCAGCAAGGAGATGTTTGCTTGAAGGATATTGCGAGTATTCTTAAGCGTTCAATTACTCGCAGCACTGACTTATTAGCACGATATGGTGGTGGTCAGTTTGCTGCAATTTTTCCTGAAACCGATTTACGAGGTGCCCAGGAAATTTCGCGTCGAATTCATCATAATATCGGGGATGCTTATATTAGCCATCCTCTTTCAGATGTTTCGGCCTATATTACCTTAAGCATTGGTCTGGCATCTTGCATCCCGCAACCAGGCAGCAGTAGTCATGAGTTATTAAGGCAAGCAGAAGCTGCACTTATGCAGGCTAAAAAGCAAGGGCGTAATCGCACTTGCTCGCACCAAGATGAGAAACCACCACTAACCCTCACGCGTTAA
- a CDS encoding EVE domain-containing protein: MPNYWLMKSEPGVFSIDDLANCPNQTEHWDGVRNYQARNMMRDQMRKGDLVFFYHSSCKKTGIAGIAKVVKEAYPDHTALDSDSDYFDPKSTVDNPRWFMVDIQFVEKFTHLVSLQRLKENPLLKDLPLVQRGSRLSIMPVAEKQWHEISSMVTKL, encoded by the coding sequence ATGCCAAATTACTGGTTAATGAAGTCTGAACCCGGTGTTTTCAGTATAGACGATCTTGCTAACTGTCCTAATCAAACAGAGCACTGGGATGGGGTAAGAAATTATCAAGCAAGAAATATGATGCGTGATCAAATGCGCAAAGGAGATTTGGTGTTTTTTTATCACTCCAGTTGCAAAAAAACTGGAATTGCAGGAATAGCGAAAGTCGTCAAAGAAGCTTATCCAGATCATACGGCACTTGATTCTGACTCCGACTATTTTGACCCCAAAAGTACAGTCGATAATCCACGCTGGTTTATGGTAGATATTCAATTTGTAGAAAAGTTCACACACTTGGTTTCATTGCAACGCTTAAAGGAAAACCCACTGTTAAAGGATTTACCACTGGTACAAAGAGGTAGCCGCTTATCAATCATGCCTGTAGCTGAAAAACAGTGGCATGAAATTTCATCTATGGTGACAAAACTGTGA
- a CDS encoding 5-formyltetrahydrofolate cyclo-ligase, whose product MPEVKNNRILLADNERQPSLLINNPVNPQQRKQLRATLRQARRALTCQQQQLASQRLLKVLLSRPEFLKAKHIAVYLANDGEIDPMQIIEAAWAMNKHCYLPVLHPIYHNRLWFLRFRPTTKLAPNRFNILEPTVRAGHLKSAWAMDLVLLPLVGFDQYGGRLGMGGGFYDRTFEFIVKNPLKPRPKLVGLAHECQRVDKLPTASWDIPLTGIASDSKYYTAK is encoded by the coding sequence ATGCCTGAAGTAAAAAATAATAGAATTCTTCTTGCTGACAATGAACGTCAGCCGTCACTTCTAATCAATAACCCAGTAAATCCCCAACAGCGTAAACAACTCAGAGCAACCCTTCGCCAAGCACGTCGGGCGCTTACTTGTCAGCAGCAACAATTAGCTAGCCAGCGGCTACTTAAAGTTTTATTAAGCAGACCAGAGTTTCTGAAGGCTAAACACATAGCAGTGTATTTAGCGAATGACGGCGAAATTGATCCTATGCAAATAATAGAAGCAGCTTGGGCAATGAATAAGCACTGTTATTTACCTGTGTTGCATCCTATTTATCATAATCGACTGTGGTTTCTGCGTTTTAGGCCGACGACAAAATTGGCACCGAATCGTTTTAATATATTGGAACCAACTGTGCGAGCTGGGCATCTAAAGTCTGCTTGGGCGATGGACTTGGTATTACTGCCGTTGGTTGGCTTTGATCAATATGGAGGGCGTTTAGGAATGGGGGGGGGCTTTTATGACAGAACTTTTGAGTTTATTGTGAAAAACCCATTGAAGCCTCGTCCCAAGTTGGTAGGTTTGGCTCATGAGTGCCAGCGAGTGGATAAACTGCCCACTGCCAGTTGGGATATCCCACTGACAGGGATTGCTAGTGATAGTAAGTACTATACAGCAAAATAA
- a CDS encoding cell division protein ZapA, translated as MSDTTTQTATVNILDKGYRVSCKPEEQRALVDAAQYLDSKMREIRERGAVVGLERIAVMAALNIAHELLQLAQQRQLAEEDTQAQLQSLLDKVEQVLTDSDTPAFD; from the coding sequence ATGAGTGACACAACAACACAAACAGCAACAGTTAACATTTTAGATAAAGGGTATCGGGTAAGTTGTAAGCCTGAAGAGCAGCGTGCTCTGGTCGATGCAGCCCAGTACCTAGATAGCAAAATGCGAGAGATTCGGGAAAGAGGGGCTGTGGTTGGGTTGGAGCGGATTGCAGTGATGGCCGCGTTGAATATTGCCCATGAACTTTTACAGTTAGCTCAGCAGCGGCAGCTAGCCGAGGAAGATACCCAAGCACAGTTACAATCCCTGCTGGATAAAGTCGAGCAAGTATTAACAGATAGCGATACGCCTGCTTTTGATTAA
- a CDS encoding TIGR02449 family protein, whose product MDHHLFQQLANKTEQLIALCEQLKQENAQLRANEQQWREERVYLIEKNEIARTKIEAMITRLRTLEQES is encoded by the coding sequence ATGGATCATCACTTATTTCAGCAGCTTGCAAATAAAACTGAACAATTGATCGCTTTGTGCGAACAATTAAAACAGGAAAATGCTCAGCTTCGTGCCAATGAGCAACAGTGGCGTGAAGAACGGGTGTATTTGATAGAAAAAAATGAGATTGCCCGTACTAAGATTGAGGCGATGATCACTCGGTTAAGAACGCTGGAACAAGAGTCATGA
- a CDS encoding UPF0149 family protein — MKNAAQAPSATISFDDVANLFVSLELFASPAELHGLLTGMLAGGLRLSADSWLCQVQQLLDIEEVLPDQAKVMLVSLYQQTEEQLADPEYGFRLLLPDDDAELESRLKELANWTHSFLAGFGLSGQQQAQLSTDVKDILLDFTEISQVQSEDIEEADSNEMDWHQVTEYVRINAILVFSECGSKGSTEKSDSQLH; from the coding sequence ATGAAAAATGCAGCTCAAGCTCCTTCAGCAACGATTAGCTTTGATGATGTTGCTAACCTGTTTGTTTCATTGGAGCTGTTTGCTTCTCCAGCAGAATTACATGGTTTGTTAACAGGTATGCTAGCAGGTGGTTTGAGACTATCAGCCGATAGTTGGCTCTGCCAAGTTCAACAACTGTTGGATATTGAAGAAGTGTTGCCTGATCAGGCAAAGGTTATGCTGGTTTCCTTATACCAGCAAACAGAAGAGCAGTTGGCTGATCCCGAATATGGTTTTCGTTTGTTACTACCTGATGACGATGCTGAGCTGGAAAGTCGCCTTAAAGAGCTCGCTAACTGGACTCATAGTTTTTTAGCTGGGTTTGGGTTATCTGGGCAGCAACAAGCTCAGCTATCTACTGATGTAAAAGACATTCTTTTAGACTTTACTGAAATTTCACAAGTACAAAGTGAAGATATAGAAGAAGCTGACTCTAATGAAATGGACTGGCACCAGGTGACTGAATATGTCCGCATTAACGCAATACTGGTGTTCAGTGAGTGTGGCTCAAAAGGCTCCACTGAAAAAAGTGACTCTCAACTTCACTAG
- the pepP gene encoding Xaa-Pro aminopeptidase encodes MKQLPTSEYKQRRSNLMAEMDDNSIAVIPSAPIQVRNRDVDFPYRQDSDFYYLSGFPEPEAVLVLIPGRSHGEAILFCREKDPEKELWEGLRAGQEGACEKYGFDDAFPVNDIDEILPGLIEGKSRVYYEIGTNEIFDRRMMSWINSIKAKTKQGSVPPGEFVALDHILHEMRIFKSEAEIALMKKAAEISANAHLRAMKACQPGCYEYQLEAELLHEFVYNGCRAAAYNSIVGGGVNACILHYTENNDVLADGDLVLIDAGCELDHYASDITRTFPVNGKFSKEQQAIYELVLKAQLAAIEAVQPGNHFNQPNDVTVQVITEGLVELGLLSGDVEQLIKEEKYKPFYMHKAGHWLGMDVHDVGEYKIDGEWRKLEPGMVLTIEPGIYIAPDNEDVEKRWRGIGVRIEDDVVVTESGHIVMSADVPKEVTEIEDLMKKST; translated from the coding sequence ATGAAACAGCTACCCACTTCAGAATACAAACAGCGTCGATCCAATTTAATGGCAGAAATGGACGACAATAGTATTGCAGTAATACCTTCAGCACCCATTCAAGTTCGCAACCGAGATGTTGATTTCCCTTATCGACAAGACAGTGATTTTTACTATTTATCAGGCTTTCCTGAACCTGAAGCGGTGCTAGTACTTATCCCAGGTCGCAGCCATGGCGAAGCTATTTTATTTTGCCGGGAAAAAGATCCAGAAAAAGAATTATGGGAAGGCTTACGAGCAGGTCAAGAAGGTGCTTGTGAAAAATACGGTTTTGATGATGCCTTTCCAGTCAATGATATTGACGAAATACTACCAGGACTAATTGAAGGCAAGTCTCGTGTTTATTATGAAATAGGCACCAACGAGATTTTTGACCGCCGAATGATGAGCTGGATTAATTCCATCAAAGCCAAAACCAAACAGGGCTCCGTACCACCAGGTGAGTTTGTTGCACTTGACCATATTTTGCATGAGATGCGTATTTTTAAGAGTGAAGCAGAAATAGCGCTTATGAAAAAAGCAGCAGAAATTTCTGCCAATGCTCATTTAAGAGCTATGAAAGCCTGCCAACCTGGCTGTTATGAATACCAACTTGAAGCTGAGCTACTGCATGAGTTTGTTTACAACGGCTGTCGTGCAGCAGCCTATAACAGCATTGTTGGTGGTGGCGTTAATGCTTGCATATTACATTACACTGAAAATAATGACGTTTTGGCTGATGGTGATTTGGTACTGATTGATGCAGGCTGCGAGTTAGATCACTACGCCTCTGATATTACCCGAACATTTCCGGTTAATGGCAAATTTAGTAAAGAGCAACAGGCTATTTATGAGCTGGTATTAAAAGCCCAATTAGCTGCAATTGAAGCTGTTCAACCTGGTAATCATTTTAATCAGCCCAATGATGTAACAGTCCAAGTGATTACTGAAGGGTTAGTTGAACTTGGCTTACTTTCAGGTGATGTTGAACAACTAATTAAAGAAGAAAAATATAAGCCTTTTTATATGCACAAAGCGGGTCACTGGCTCGGTATGGATGTACATGATGTGGGTGAATATAAAATTGATGGGGAATGGCGTAAATTAGAGCCTGGCATGGTGCTTACCATTGAACCTGGTATTTATATCGCCCCTGATAATGAAGATGTAGAAAAGCGCTGGCGTGGTATTGGGGTAAGAATAGAAGACGATGTAGTTGTTACTGAATCTGGCCATATAGTAATGTCAGCAGATGTGCCTAAAGAAGTTACAGAAATAGAAGATTTAATGAAGAAGTCAACTTGA
- the ubiH gene encoding 2-octaprenyl-6-methoxyphenyl hydroxylase yields the protein MTEANKPDNHFPVVVIGGGMVGASLALALQTSLAKHSHQSSMPVAIIEPHPINQANQQPSYDARSTALSLGSQLLLEQLGVWQSLAQHATAIKHIHVSDQGRFGFTRMNTDEYQLDAFGYVVANQQLGQNLFKVIKQYPAIELLSPATACQVKPLATGYAIEIEQGEKKSWLTTDLLVIADGGRSPLITQLGINVQCTDYHQTAMIANVTTSKPNQGQAFERFTEQGPMALLPLAKNHSALIWSIYQDQAPQWLDATDSSFLNSLQQHFGYRLGRFTKIGQRFHYPLSLKYSTEQIRPGLVILGNAAHALHPVAGQGFNLALRDTLQLASLLKNSWEQQEAINDYAILRRYLALQENDQIITMLGSDWLVKAFSNQHAGLSVVRNIGLVGLDLLSEAKTIFTKQAMGVGFSQTSI from the coding sequence ATGACCGAAGCTAACAAGCCTGACAACCATTTTCCTGTAGTGGTCATTGGCGGTGGTATGGTAGGCGCCTCGCTAGCGCTTGCCTTGCAAACCAGCCTAGCTAAGCATAGTCACCAGTCTTCTATGCCTGTAGCGATTATTGAACCTCACCCGATTAACCAGGCGAATCAGCAGCCCAGTTATGATGCTCGTTCTACCGCATTATCTCTGGGTAGCCAGTTGTTGTTAGAGCAATTAGGCGTTTGGCAGTCACTGGCTCAGCATGCCACCGCAATCAAGCATATTCATGTATCAGACCAAGGCCGGTTTGGCTTTACCCGAATGAATACAGATGAATATCAACTGGATGCTTTTGGGTATGTAGTAGCAAATCAGCAGTTGGGACAAAATCTATTTAAAGTAATTAAGCAATACCCGGCTATTGAACTATTGTCACCAGCAACGGCCTGCCAGGTAAAGCCTTTAGCAACAGGCTATGCCATTGAAATAGAGCAGGGAGAGAAAAAAAGCTGGCTAACGACGGACTTACTGGTGATTGCAGATGGCGGCCGATCACCATTAATCACCCAGTTGGGTATTAATGTTCAATGTACGGATTATCACCAAACGGCCATGATTGCTAATGTAACAACCTCGAAGCCTAATCAAGGCCAGGCCTTTGAACGCTTTACTGAACAAGGCCCCATGGCTTTGCTACCATTAGCTAAAAATCATTCAGCATTGATTTGGTCTATTTACCAAGACCAAGCCCCACAATGGTTAGATGCAACAGATAGCAGCTTTCTAAATTCATTACAACAACACTTTGGTTACCGACTAGGCCGCTTTACTAAAATAGGTCAACGTTTCCACTACCCTCTTTCATTAAAATACAGCACTGAGCAAATTCGTCCTGGGCTGGTGATATTAGGTAATGCTGCACATGCCTTACACCCTGTCGCAGGCCAAGGCTTTAACCTGGCATTAAGAGATACCCTACAACTGGCGAGTTTATTAAAAAACAGTTGGGAGCAACAAGAAGCTATCAATGACTATGCCATTCTGCGTCGTTATTTAGCTTTACAAGAGAATGATCAAATAATCACTATGCTTGGCAGTGACTGGCTGGTAAAAGCTTTCAGCAACCAACATGCAGGGCTATCCGTTGTTAGAAATATTGGTTTAGTTGGACTAGATCTATTATCGGAAGCAAAAACTATTTTTACCAAGCAAGCAATGGGCGTCGGTTTTAGCCAAACGAGTATTTAG
- a CDS encoding UbiH/UbiF/VisC/COQ6 family ubiquinone biosynthesis hydroxylase, translating to MNNINTTDIIIIGGGLVGATLALALAKTTSLSIALVDASPIPIKIPDTSTAVFDNRVSALTHASYKLLDNLGVWHTIQQLRVQPFQHMTVWDAEGTGQVCFDADLVQQQQLGYIAENSVIVSALHQQLSQYDNIKLIPNSPFSELIENSAEQVVIKLTTGQQLKAKLAVAADGAHSKLRSQANIPLSEQDYRHHALVSTIQTEHYHNETAYQAFLPSGPLALLPLASQQSQHFVSIVWSSFPDHIQHLKVIDKKTFLNELYAATEGCLGQLFNCSERVSFPLRYRHAQCYHNDRVVLIGDAGHTIHPLAGQGVNLGLLDAAVLAEEIQQASQRGGNYSNPHILERYERRRRGHNLLMATAMQGFQELFHHDSLALRVLRNKGMKLVDSLVPLKQKLIQQAMLIDNNQLPELAQ from the coding sequence ATGAATAATATTAATACCACAGACATTATCATTATTGGTGGTGGACTGGTTGGTGCTACCTTGGCTCTAGCTTTGGCAAAAACCACTTCTCTCAGTATTGCTTTAGTTGATGCATCCCCAATCCCTATCAAAATACCAGATACATCAACTGCTGTGTTTGATAATCGGGTTAGTGCCCTGACTCATGCATCTTATAAGCTGCTGGATAATCTTGGAGTCTGGCATACGATTCAACAATTAAGAGTACAACCCTTCCAACATATGACGGTTTGGGATGCAGAGGGAACTGGCCAGGTTTGTTTTGATGCTGACTTAGTACAACAGCAACAGTTGGGGTATATTGCAGAAAACTCCGTTATTGTCAGCGCGCTTCACCAACAACTAAGCCAATATGACAACATCAAACTCATCCCCAACAGTCCATTTAGTGAGCTAATTGAAAATAGTGCTGAACAAGTAGTCATCAAGCTCACTACAGGCCAGCAGTTAAAGGCTAAGTTGGCGGTAGCCGCTGATGGAGCTCATTCTAAGCTAAGAAGTCAGGCGAATATTCCTCTGTCAGAGCAAGACTATCGTCATCATGCGCTAGTTAGTACAATACAAACTGAGCATTACCATAATGAAACGGCTTATCAGGCATTTTTACCTTCAGGCCCACTTGCCTTACTGCCATTAGCCTCTCAGCAAAGTCAGCACTTTGTATCCATTGTCTGGTCAAGTTTTCCTGATCATATTCAACACCTAAAAGTTATTGATAAAAAAACTTTTTTGAATGAACTATATGCTGCAACTGAAGGCTGCTTAGGTCAATTATTCAACTGCTCTGAACGAGTAAGTTTTCCACTAAGGTATCGTCATGCACAGTGCTATCATAATGACAGGGTGGTTCTGATTGGTGATGCTGGACATACTATTCACCCACTGGCTGGACAAGGGGTCAACTTAGGGTTGCTCGATGCAGCGGTGCTAGCAGAAGAAATACAGCAAGCCTCTCAGCGGGGGGGAAATTACAGCAATCCTCATATTTTGGAGCGCTACGAACGACGTAGACGCGGCCATAACCTGCTCATGGCAACTGCCATGCAAGGCTTTCAAGAGCTATTTCACCATGACAGCCTTGCCCTACGAGTGTTGCGTAATAAAGGAATGAAACTAGTGGATAGCTTAGTGCCCCTCAAACAAAAACTTATCCAACAAGCGATGTTAATTGATAATAATCAGCTACCAGAGCTAGCTCAGTAG